The DNA sequence GGGTGACATTTTATCGACAATATCAAGAACCTCTTGACTTTTAAATTCCACAATGAGTGCTTCTTGAACACCAGAGTCAAGATATTCATAAACTTCGATCGCTTCACTTTTTGATAGCAAACGAAAGGCGATCGCCTGCATCGCTTTTGGTAAGCCTTCAATTGCTTCTGCGATATCTGCAGGTTGTACAGGTTCTAAAATAGCTTTGGCTTGCTGCAAATCTCCTTGTTCGAGGAGCGATCGCAGTTGATTTTGTATTAACTCGCGCAGGGAAGTGCGCGAGACATCCTGAAATAATGATAAGTTGTTAGTTTCAGTCAAAGCTTACCGTCCTGAACCCGAAAGTGCAAAATTCGCTGTTTTTAGTCTATAGTGATGCAGGCAAATTTCCGAAAATGGATTAGCCTGGATTTTTTTACATCGAGCAAGCTAGAAAGTCGTCAGTACTCTGCTATACGATGGTGGAACCTGCGACGATGACTGCATAAACGCGGTCTTTAGGCTTCTACCTCCTCATCCTTTAAGTGTTGTCTTAACTTAAGACTCTCTTAAAGCAGGTGCAAAGTTATTTAACTTCTAATATTCCTAACTCCGCGAAGCGGTAAGGTGCGGCTTTTGCGGTGGAATGTTAAGTAAACACCGAACCGCTACTGGCGATCGCTTACTTTTACAATAACTTTAGAGCGGTCAAGTCCAAGCTCTTACGACATTGGTAAATCAATGTTTTATCTGCCAGTATCGCTGTTACTGTTTCTCGTCTTACTGCTATTACTGCCATTTTTGTGGTTCACCCTAGCAGTGGACGTCGTTCGGCTAGCAGTAGCCAAGTTAGGCTTTGCACCCGACGTAGCAGTTATGTTGTTAGCTGCTGTGATCGTTGGCAGCACAATCAATATTCCACTTTACAAAGTTGAAGCGCCGCAACCAACAGCAGATAATTTAACCGAATTATGGTTGCGCGAGTATTGGGGTATTCCCCTCAAGCGAATGAAACGCTCTACTGTCGTTGCGATTAATGTAGGAGGCGGTGTCATTCCCGTGGGATTAGCACTGTATCAATTTACACAAGGCGATACCTTGGCAATCGTGCTAGTGACAGCGATCGTCACGGTTGTCAGTTACTACGCAGCCAGAGTCGTCCCAGGAATTGGCATTCAAATGAATCCTTTAGTCGCGCCTTTGACGGCGGCATTATCTGCAATGGTATTGGCAACAGCCCACGCTGCACCTGTAGCTTTTGCAGGTGGAATTTT is a window from the Chroococcidiopsis sp. TS-821 genome containing:
- a CDS encoding DUF1614 domain-containing protein, which produces MFYLPVSLLLFLVLLLLLPFLWFTLAVDVVRLAVAKLGFAPDVAVMLLAAVIVGSTINIPLYKVEAPQPTADNLTELWLREYWGIPLKRMKRSTVVAINVGGGVIPVGLALYQFTQGDTLAIVLVTAIVTVVSYYAARVVPGIGIQMNPLVAPLTAALSAMVLATAHAAPVAFAGGILGTLIGADLLHLKDIQSMSSGVLSIGGAGVFDGITLCGLFALLLT